A single region of the Hyphomonas adhaerens MHS-3 genome encodes:
- a CDS encoding TetR/AcrR family transcriptional regulator — translation MNSHTIMERAEIGRRKRRKTRAILVDAAMRVFAEKGLEAATNAEVFSEAGVSRGTFYNYFETKEDLLKAVASELVDQLNDQIDSYTEEISGTPERLAWTFGSFLNRTKADPVWARVILSIAAMNFPHPVGASTGANIARDMQAGRDQGLFTLEDDEVAINIMVGTVTQAMHSTLAGRTGPDHAYHVAKSILLALGTPEARATEAAKLARQADL, via the coding sequence ATGAACTCTCATACAATCATGGAAAGAGCCGAGATCGGTCGGAGAAAGCGTCGAAAGACACGCGCTATTCTCGTCGACGCCGCAATGCGCGTTTTTGCTGAGAAAGGTTTAGAGGCTGCAACAAACGCTGAGGTTTTTAGCGAGGCAGGCGTTTCTCGTGGCACCTTCTATAATTATTTCGAAACCAAGGAAGATCTTTTGAAGGCTGTGGCTAGCGAGTTAGTCGACCAGTTGAATGATCAGATCGATAGCTACACGGAAGAAATTAGCGGTACGCCTGAACGCCTAGCCTGGACGTTTGGCAGTTTCCTAAATCGCACGAAAGCCGACCCTGTCTGGGCGCGGGTCATTTTGAGTATCGCCGCCATGAACTTTCCTCATCCAGTTGGAGCGTCAACCGGAGCGAATATTGCCCGCGATATGCAAGCTGGACGCGATCAGGGTCTGTTCACGTTAGAGGACGACGAGGTCGCGATTAATATTATGGTCGGCACTGTCACCCAGGCGATGCACTCAACGCTGGCCGGCCGAACAGGACCTGATCACGCTTATCATGTGGCAAAGAGCATTTTGCTGGCTCTTGGTACGCCAGAGGCTCGGGCGACGGAAGCTGCCAAACTCGCAAGACAAGCCGACCTCTGA
- a CDS encoding DKNYY domain-containing protein yields MTWIKLTDLPDQRVPMHIDKAKSFWEVTDGKIVHQTRVNRTADVESFEVLEGSDFIARDKDCVYHAWTTMKTVDRDSFTPLGDGYFRDKDCGYCEFETSLKPLKSGSAEGLKVIGAGYARDAAFAYYCGRPITSCAMPMTLGLVEQTGEHPIPAATTDTQCFYEGALIKGADVATWSMVRNGFSHDAKSVFYNAKKLAGANPDDWTFLKSPYSTSGDKIYFMSFVLKDADRESFEILADGTARDKHSGFSGKNRI; encoded by the coding sequence ATGACCTGGATCAAGCTCACTGATCTGCCGGACCAACGCGTGCCCATGCACATCGACAAGGCGAAATCCTTCTGGGAAGTCACGGACGGCAAGATCGTGCACCAGACGCGGGTGAACCGAACAGCAGATGTTGAAAGCTTTGAAGTCCTGGAAGGCTCTGACTTCATCGCCCGTGACAAAGACTGTGTGTACCATGCCTGGACGACGATGAAGACCGTCGACCGCGATAGCTTCACCCCGCTTGGAGATGGGTATTTTCGCGACAAGGACTGCGGCTATTGCGAGTTCGAAACCAGCTTGAAGCCCTTGAAAAGCGGCTCTGCCGAGGGGCTCAAGGTCATCGGCGCTGGATATGCGCGCGATGCCGCCTTCGCCTATTATTGCGGCCGGCCGATCACGAGCTGTGCCATGCCAATGACCCTGGGCCTGGTCGAACAGACCGGGGAGCACCCCATTCCTGCCGCCACGACGGACACGCAGTGTTTTTACGAAGGCGCACTCATCAAAGGCGCGGATGTCGCGACGTGGAGCATGGTCAGGAATGGCTTTTCGCACGATGCAAAGAGCGTGTTCTATAACGCAAAGAAACTGGCCGGCGCTAATCCGGATGACTGGACGTTTCTCAAGTCGCCTTATTCGACGAGCGGCGACAAGATCTACTTCATGAGTTTTGTCCTGAAGGACGCCGACAGGGAGAGCTTTGAAATTCTTGCCGACGGGACGGCCCGCGACAAGCATTCGGGATTCTCCGGGAAGAACCGGATCTGA
- a CDS encoding MFS transporter, producing MADGKAKRLSFLALFGLGAPAFPMFALMMPLVVFIPAFYADNMGLGMATVGTIFLVARIFDAVTDPLAGSIMDKTQAVISRKGWVVIGAIPLFLATWQIFLTPGSKGAVEFTVWLLVLYAGWTLMSVGLYSWAGEAGSNYNERSRIMGAIQIANSLGTIGVLLLPVVLEISGDSENVAQTRIWVMGAFILIALPVVLLLAWFLAPNGQVAKKPGRVIPALKQALKNPAMLRLLAADFIVGCKAGIATALGIFFIEIVSDLPGRAGTLQLLSLVASLLAIPVFVRLSEHFEKHHVLVLNALAAAIAGAIALIAPVGTLWIVAMIYFLFGVANGSTQLLIRSIMADIVDEEYALSGNSNSGLYFSFLTTTLKLSLSIGVTASFWTAAALGFDPSLARLDDSAHWVIRTLLGVGPIVAVALLAAVMWRFPMRREDLSAAPADAAS from the coding sequence ATGGCTGACGGAAAAGCAAAACGACTTTCCTTCCTGGCTCTATTTGGACTGGGTGCCCCGGCGTTTCCCATGTTCGCGCTTATGATGCCACTCGTCGTATTCATTCCCGCTTTTTATGCTGACAATATGGGGCTGGGTATGGCCACGGTAGGGACCATTTTCCTGGTGGCGCGGATTTTCGACGCGGTGACGGATCCCCTGGCCGGCTCTATCATGGACAAGACGCAAGCGGTGATTTCCCGCAAGGGATGGGTGGTCATCGGGGCCATTCCGCTTTTTCTCGCAACGTGGCAGATATTTCTGACGCCCGGCAGCAAGGGGGCTGTCGAGTTTACGGTCTGGCTGCTGGTCCTCTATGCCGGATGGACACTGATGAGCGTCGGCCTATACAGCTGGGCCGGCGAGGCCGGGAGCAACTATAACGAACGCTCGCGCATCATGGGCGCCATCCAGATCGCCAACAGTCTTGGCACGATCGGTGTTCTGCTGCTTCCCGTGGTTCTTGAGATATCGGGCGACAGCGAGAATGTCGCGCAAACGCGCATCTGGGTCATGGGTGCCTTCATCCTCATCGCGCTACCGGTAGTGCTGCTCCTCGCCTGGTTCCTGGCCCCGAACGGTCAGGTTGCAAAGAAGCCGGGCAGGGTCATACCCGCTCTAAAGCAGGCATTGAAAAACCCGGCCATGTTGCGTCTGCTGGCGGCCGATTTCATCGTTGGGTGCAAGGCCGGTATCGCGACGGCACTCGGAATCTTCTTCATAGAGATCGTATCTGACCTACCGGGCCGGGCCGGCACGCTCCAGCTTTTGTCGCTCGTCGCATCTCTGCTAGCCATTCCGGTCTTTGTGCGGCTGTCTGAACACTTCGAGAAACATCATGTGCTCGTCCTGAACGCGCTTGCGGCGGCAATCGCCGGCGCGATTGCACTGATCGCTCCTGTCGGAACGCTCTGGATCGTCGCGATGATCTATTTTCTGTTTGGCGTCGCGAACGGATCGACCCAGTTGCTGATCCGATCGATCATGGCGGACATTGTGGACGAGGAATATGCGCTCTCGGGGAACAGCAATTCCGGGCTGTACTTCTCCTTCCTGACCACAACCCTCAAGCTCAGTCTCAGCATCGGGGTGACAGCCAGTTTCTGGACTGCCGCCGCATTGGGCTTTGATCCATCACTGGCGCGCTTGGATGACAGTGCACACTGGGTTATCCGCACCTTGCTGGGCGTCGGGCCCATTGTTGCCGTGGCGCTCCTGGCGGCAGTCATGTGGCGGTTTCCGATGCGGCGGGAAGATTTATCCGCAGCCCCGGCCGACGCCGCATCCTGA
- a CDS encoding sulfatase-like hydrolase/transferase: MKDMEDSNTLTRKTFLMGAGALLGTTPACASTPGTQGIGVAPGRIRRQRPNILLVMSDQQFGLPDLPSSLDLPGHEALLKTGASFTNFHVHLTPCGPSRSTLYTGRHIQQTKVIANPSNPPYPELSPDIATVGTFLKARGYQTRYKGKWHLSLLGDSSEKALISASKSRALEPYGFSQFNEYGDPTGYTWGGLRYDPGIASDAISMIEDMRADADDGTPWFLAVNFVNPHDIMFYDATGEQEQTRLAQGFISPLKGDPEIGPYRDFLDAPLPASLMGDDLSTKPQSHRDQLVGLDYIFGVMERKDEEAWRRYRNYYFNCVRDLDRSVDVLLRGLKASGQADNTIVVFCADHGEMAGAHGLRQKLSTIYKENLRVPFIVRHPDVNGGFETKALASAVDLVPTLLSLAGNGKTGEDDAVTLPGLDVSGAIGSASGRTRRDEEGILFNNATVYGWDNDFLKQQLNAFANRDTETLDALQKTGPSLKNRVLIRGVHDGRYKFARYFAPAQHHIPDTWDDLLQYNDLELYDTLNDPDEMVNLAADPGLYKGEIERLNGMTNALIRREVGDDTGAEYPGPPERYNTV, from the coding sequence ATGAAAGATATGGAAGATAGTAACACGCTAACAAGGAAAACGTTTCTCATGGGGGCTGGAGCACTTCTTGGAACGACTCCTGCATGCGCATCTACTCCCGGTACGCAAGGGATCGGAGTTGCCCCTGGGCGGATCCGACGGCAACGCCCGAATATTCTCCTTGTCATGTCTGACCAGCAGTTCGGCTTGCCTGATCTGCCAAGCAGCCTCGATCTGCCGGGGCATGAGGCCCTGCTGAAGACAGGCGCTTCCTTCACCAATTTCCACGTCCACTTGACGCCATGCGGACCTTCCCGATCAACCTTGTATACTGGGCGACACATTCAGCAGACCAAGGTGATCGCCAATCCGAGTAATCCGCCATATCCGGAGCTGTCGCCTGATATAGCCACTGTAGGAACCTTTCTGAAGGCGCGCGGCTACCAGACGCGCTATAAGGGCAAGTGGCATCTCAGCCTGTTGGGGGACTCATCCGAGAAAGCGCTTATCTCGGCGTCAAAGAGTCGGGCGCTTGAGCCTTATGGTTTCTCGCAATTCAATGAGTATGGTGACCCGACGGGCTATACTTGGGGCGGGCTACGCTATGATCCCGGTATCGCTTCAGACGCGATCAGCATGATCGAAGACATGCGCGCTGATGCTGATGACGGGACCCCCTGGTTCCTGGCAGTCAACTTCGTGAACCCGCATGACATCATGTTCTATGACGCGACCGGCGAGCAGGAGCAAACGCGCCTGGCACAGGGCTTTATTAGTCCGCTCAAAGGTGACCCGGAAATTGGCCCGTACAGGGATTTTTTAGACGCTCCCTTGCCAGCGAGCCTGATGGGCGACGATCTGTCGACCAAGCCCCAATCCCACCGCGACCAGCTTGTTGGGCTTGACTATATTTTTGGCGTGATGGAGCGGAAGGACGAGGAAGCCTGGCGTCGGTATCGCAATTATTATTTCAATTGTGTGCGCGACCTCGACAGGAGTGTCGACGTCCTGCTGCGAGGGCTCAAGGCTTCAGGTCAGGCTGACAATACAATTGTTGTCTTCTGTGCGGACCATGGAGAAATGGCTGGTGCGCATGGTTTGCGGCAAAAGTTGTCGACAATCTACAAGGAGAATCTTCGTGTACCATTCATTGTTCGCCATCCGGATGTGAATGGCGGCTTTGAAACGAAGGCGCTGGCCTCGGCGGTGGACCTTGTCCCGACACTTCTTTCGCTGGCGGGCAATGGAAAGACCGGCGAGGATGATGCGGTCACGTTGCCGGGTCTGGATGTGTCTGGTGCAATCGGGTCGGCCTCGGGGCGGACCCGGCGGGACGAAGAAGGAATTCTGTTCAACAATGCCACTGTATATGGATGGGATAATGACTTCCTCAAACAGCAGCTCAATGCGTTCGCCAATCGGGATACCGAAACGCTCGACGCACTGCAGAAGACCGGGCCTAGCCTGAAAAATCGGGTGCTGATCAGAGGTGTCCATGACGGGCGCTACAAGTTTGCGCGCTACTTTGCTCCGGCGCAGCATCACATTCCAGACACTTGGGACGACCTGCTCCAATACAATGACCTTGAGCTTTATGACACGCTCAATGACCCTGATGAAATGGTCAATCTGGCCGCCGATCCCGGGTTGTATAAGGGGGAAATTGAGCGCCTGAATGGCATGACGAATGCCCTGATCCGGCGCGAAGTGGGGGATGATACAGGGGCAGAATATCCTGGTCCGCCAGAGCGTTACAACACGGTCTGA
- a CDS encoding enoyl-CoA hydratase/isomerase family protein: MGTRTIELSKRGSVFTLRLDVPEKLNALGTQLRHDLNEALDACAADPAMHVLILTGAGRGFCAGADLSERVPLEGDESQRKMAHQRRMDEEFNAIIKKLLDMPVPTIAAVNGVAAGGGYGLALACDLVIAAESAKFVLVFTGQLGLIPDMGASWHPPRSMGRARAIASAFFGEPMTSTEAVEHGLIWKAVPDEDLHQEVEATAQILALGPTCAYVETRRAMDKATSQSLHEHLDMEARVQPELLVSKDFSEAVKAFLEKRPPNFGSDK; this comes from the coding sequence TTGGGGACTAGGACCATTGAACTCAGCAAGAGGGGCTCAGTATTCACACTCAGACTTGATGTGCCTGAAAAGCTGAACGCGCTCGGAACGCAACTGCGTCATGATCTCAATGAGGCACTGGACGCGTGCGCCGCAGACCCAGCCATGCATGTACTGATACTGACGGGCGCCGGCCGGGGATTTTGTGCCGGAGCAGATTTGAGTGAGCGCGTTCCCCTCGAAGGGGACGAGAGCCAGCGGAAGATGGCACATCAACGGCGAATGGATGAGGAATTTAATGCCATCATAAAGAAGCTGCTGGACATGCCGGTCCCGACGATCGCCGCCGTCAATGGCGTCGCGGCGGGAGGGGGCTATGGGCTTGCATTGGCATGCGACCTGGTGATTGCGGCTGAAAGTGCCAAATTCGTTCTCGTGTTCACAGGCCAACTCGGCCTCATACCTGATATGGGCGCCAGCTGGCATCCGCCCAGGAGCATGGGCAGGGCGCGAGCCATTGCCAGCGCTTTCTTCGGTGAACCAATGACTTCGACAGAAGCGGTCGAGCATGGTTTGATTTGGAAGGCCGTTCCGGACGAAGACCTGCATCAGGAGGTAGAGGCAACGGCCCAAATCCTCGCTCTCGGCCCAACTTGCGCCTACGTCGAAACACGCCGCGCCATGGATAAGGCGACCAGCCAGTCTCTACACGAACACCTCGATATGGAAGCAAGAGTGCAACCCGAGCTCCTCGTGTCCAAAGATTTCTCTGAGGCTGTGAAGGCATTCCTTGAAAAACGCCCTCCTAACTTTGGATCGGATAAGTGA
- a CDS encoding TonB-dependent receptor: MKKNIWSLTSTIALLLGGVAIAGGAASAQNADADRADTEVRQLDTVTVTAQKREQSAQDVPVSITAVSGEQIVEAGAGNLEDLKGYLPNVEIVDSPGRNRVVIRGLGSGAGNIAFEQSVGMYIDGIYASRAALFQAPFLDMERVEVLKGPQGVLFGKNSIAGAVSVITNKPTSEFEAEISGSYEFEHESYEVTGILSGQIAEGLYGRIAAKTSDEGAFMDNPVLGRDVPELNTNVVRGTLVWDASPDTELMLKVEGSKFNNDGSSWQLFADYSPGTLPYIAENDPASLPPGLFAPIYFGSRALGEDFILDNTSFINEEEATEQESFTTTFQAKHDFGSNELTYLFGYGEFDRSQFTDQDFSAAQVLSLDRGEDFNQFSHELRLASTGGGPLDYLVGLYYLDREFTLTTYQNLLGNLPPAAAFSLGGSYTENTSSLSAFGQVTWHVSDVLRLTGGLRYSEEDKDASKENSTYEFGSTSVLKPQPTNPARPNYSIDDSRSESGIDPAISVQWDVGPSAMLYASWTRASKAGGFNSQDVTGTLENFSYDEETAEAWELGVKAELLDRRLRTNASIFRTKFDDLQVGAFDPRISAFAVTNASKAISQGAELEVLFALSDSITIGSNIAYLDAEYEDFVVSCPDNPVAAARLDCFIGGTPARPLVDLEGVTLENAPEITSSSFIEYNQLVGNSFEFTTKLDASFKDETTLNFSQDYNLMSEPVWKLNLRVALANLDNGWEVAASAYNLTDEQPITFAGQAFSQPGVYWATRDRGREVRVSARYRF, encoded by the coding sequence TTGAAGAAAAATATATGGTCACTCACGTCTACAATTGCCTTGCTGTTGGGGGGCGTGGCGATTGCCGGTGGGGCTGCCTCCGCTCAGAATGCTGATGCAGACAGAGCAGACACGGAAGTCCGGCAACTCGATACCGTAACGGTGACTGCTCAGAAGCGAGAGCAAAGCGCTCAGGACGTTCCCGTTTCGATTACCGCAGTTTCGGGCGAGCAGATCGTGGAGGCTGGAGCTGGCAATTTGGAAGACCTCAAAGGCTATCTTCCGAACGTGGAAATCGTCGACTCGCCGGGAAGGAACCGCGTCGTGATCCGGGGATTAGGCAGCGGAGCGGGAAATATCGCGTTTGAGCAATCTGTTGGTATGTACATCGATGGGATCTATGCTTCGCGGGCTGCTCTTTTCCAGGCTCCGTTCCTGGATATGGAACGTGTTGAAGTTCTGAAGGGCCCCCAGGGGGTGCTGTTTGGAAAGAACAGCATTGCTGGTGCTGTAAGTGTTATCACCAACAAGCCAACGTCTGAATTTGAGGCGGAAATCTCGGGCTCCTACGAATTTGAACACGAGAGCTATGAGGTGACTGGAATCCTTTCCGGGCAAATTGCGGAGGGTCTCTACGGGAGAATTGCTGCGAAAACCTCTGATGAGGGCGCGTTCATGGACAACCCGGTCCTCGGGCGCGACGTACCAGAACTAAATACAAACGTCGTACGCGGCACGCTTGTCTGGGACGCTAGTCCCGACACGGAACTCATGCTCAAAGTCGAAGGCAGCAAGTTCAATAATGATGGTTCGTCTTGGCAGCTTTTCGCTGATTACTCGCCTGGAACACTTCCCTATATTGCGGAAAACGACCCAGCATCCCTCCCGCCCGGTTTGTTCGCGCCAATCTACTTCGGTTCGCGCGCACTTGGCGAAGATTTCATCTTGGACAACACCTCATTCATCAATGAAGAAGAGGCGACAGAGCAGGAATCTTTTACAACCACCTTTCAGGCAAAACATGATTTCGGTTCGAATGAACTGACTTACCTGTTCGGCTATGGTGAATTTGATCGGAGTCAATTTACTGATCAGGATTTTTCGGCGGCTCAGGTTCTGAGTCTCGACCGTGGAGAGGACTTTAATCAGTTTTCTCACGAGCTAAGGCTGGCCTCTACCGGTGGTGGGCCATTGGACTACCTTGTCGGACTTTACTATCTGGACCGGGAATTCACCCTCACAACGTACCAGAATCTCTTGGGAAACCTTCCGCCGGCAGCGGCCTTCAGCCTAGGTGGTAGTTATACGGAGAATACAAGCTCATTATCTGCATTTGGTCAGGTGACATGGCATGTGAGTGATGTGTTGCGCCTTACCGGAGGGCTGCGCTACTCTGAGGAAGACAAGGATGCGTCCAAGGAAAATTCCACATATGAGTTTGGGTCAACGAGTGTCCTAAAACCTCAGCCCACAAATCCTGCGCGTCCGAACTATTCTATTGATGACAGCCGTAGCGAGAGCGGTATCGATCCGGCAATCAGTGTTCAATGGGATGTCGGTCCCAGCGCTATGCTTTATGCCAGCTGGACACGCGCTAGCAAGGCAGGCGGGTTCAACTCTCAGGATGTGACGGGAACCCTGGAGAATTTTAGCTATGATGAGGAAACCGCCGAAGCGTGGGAACTTGGTGTAAAGGCCGAACTTCTTGATCGTCGACTAAGGACGAATGCATCGATCTTCCGGACAAAATTCGATGACCTGCAGGTTGGTGCATTTGATCCTAGAATTAGCGCTTTCGCTGTGACGAATGCCTCCAAGGCGATTTCTCAGGGTGCTGAACTTGAAGTGCTGTTCGCGCTGTCGGATTCAATCACGATTGGTAGTAATATTGCCTATCTTGATGCGGAATATGAGGATTTCGTTGTCAGCTGCCCTGACAATCCCGTAGCGGCAGCCAGGCTCGATTGCTTTATTGGCGGCACGCCTGCCCGTCCGCTTGTGGATCTTGAGGGTGTCACGTTGGAGAACGCGCCGGAGATTACGTCGTCGTCGTTCATCGAATACAACCAATTGGTTGGAAATTCCTTTGAATTTACAACTAAGCTCGATGCCAGTTTCAAAGACGAAACGACACTAAATTTCTCACAGGACTACAATCTTATGTCAGAGCCTGTCTGGAAGCTTAATCTGCGTGTGGCGCTTGCGAATTTGGACAATGGCTGGGAAGTGGCCGCTTCGGCTTACAATCTCACGGACGAACAGCCGATAACGTTCGCCGGGCAGGCATTCTCACAGCCTGGTGTATATTGGGCGACAAGGGACAGAGGGCGCGAGGTGCGGGTGTCGGCCAGGTACAGGTTTTAG
- a CDS encoding TonB-dependent receptor: MTKINLEVLKLCTACSIIALTAAPAVAQNADTTDADEVASASEAAPTESRRLAPVTVTSRKREESLQDVPMSITAVDAGLMQDSGYIDLSQVQRVSTNVVIANIGTYIPRIYIRGIGTRNFDLGSEQSVGVFVDGVYQARPSNLDLGLLDLERVEVLKGPQGTLYGRNTIAGALSVVTQAPSEVFEGHISAELGSSVISGDDFYNLSGRISGPLTESGVRGTLAVAYRNREGYLPVQNSSIRGGANEDTVAARAKLLIPLSNAADLTLIGDYMTQEGPAYVLKSVPVLDGSGNVVPLDKDDLYKPEANRDDIGLDRDTWGLSATLDWDLGAFDLTSITAYRELSFYDRFDNDATAVDATERDTTEDSSQFSQEIRLNRSTDAYNLLLGAYYGHDEGDRLFSLNWTLPVPTWQLDAKTSLDSKNYAVFGQLEYFVTDALSLTVGARYGEDEKEFVYNTVSSMPAFANFTQPLNKKWDSFDPMVSLAYDFNENNMAYVSYASGYKSGAFQWLARNAIAASEVAAPEDVDSYEIGYKGFLADGRLELNASAFHMKYKDLQLLLYRNISPPSLPEQFIPLTVNAADSTIDGLEIETKTILTDQWSLDFSYAYLDGTYDEFVRELPTGEIQDFSGNPLVRAPKNTVNVALNYFEDYSFGTVGARVGYFWRDEWNHEEDANAINPRSTVPATGLLDASVSLGFDNGWELSVWGRNLTDERYQQGLINTTGSPQQIFPNEPRTYGVRVKKSFGGN; this comes from the coding sequence ATGACCAAAATAAATCTTGAGGTCTTGAAACTGTGCACAGCGTGCTCGATTATTGCGCTCACTGCGGCCCCGGCCGTAGCACAGAATGCGGACACCACTGATGCGGACGAAGTGGCGTCGGCGTCCGAGGCCGCGCCAACCGAATCCAGAAGGCTGGCGCCTGTGACGGTTACCTCGCGGAAGCGCGAGGAATCGCTTCAGGACGTACCAATGTCGATTACCGCAGTCGATGCGGGGTTGATGCAGGACTCGGGCTATATTGATCTCTCGCAGGTGCAGAGGGTTTCGACCAACGTCGTCATCGCCAATATCGGCACGTACATTCCCCGTATCTATATTCGCGGCATCGGGACACGCAATTTCGACCTCGGAAGCGAACAGTCGGTTGGCGTGTTTGTCGACGGTGTGTACCAGGCTCGGCCCTCAAACCTGGACCTCGGTCTGTTGGACCTGGAGCGCGTTGAGGTGCTGAAAGGCCCGCAGGGAACGCTTTACGGCCGCAACACGATTGCAGGCGCACTTTCGGTTGTCACACAGGCTCCGTCAGAAGTCTTTGAAGGTCATATCTCGGCTGAGCTGGGTTCGAGCGTTATCAGCGGTGATGATTTCTACAACCTGTCCGGGCGCATTTCGGGTCCTCTGACGGAAAGCGGTGTCCGCGGTACGCTGGCGGTCGCCTATCGCAACAGGGAGGGCTACCTGCCGGTTCAGAACTCCAGCATTCGAGGCGGCGCAAACGAGGATACGGTCGCGGCAAGGGCGAAGCTGCTCATTCCGCTTTCCAACGCAGCTGACCTGACGCTCATTGGCGACTACATGACTCAGGAAGGCCCCGCTTATGTGCTGAAATCCGTGCCCGTCCTGGATGGCAGCGGCAACGTTGTTCCGCTTGATAAGGACGATCTCTATAAGCCTGAGGCCAACCGTGATGATATTGGACTCGATAGAGATACTTGGGGGTTGTCGGCGACACTTGATTGGGATCTCGGCGCTTTCGATCTGACATCGATAACAGCCTACCGTGAACTCAGCTTCTATGATCGCTTCGACAATGATGCGACCGCTGTTGATGCAACAGAGCGCGACACGACTGAAGACTCCAGTCAGTTCTCGCAGGAAATCAGGCTTAACCGATCCACCGATGCCTACAATCTGCTGCTGGGCGCCTATTACGGGCACGATGAAGGTGATCGGCTGTTTTCGCTGAACTGGACCTTGCCGGTTCCGACGTGGCAGCTCGACGCCAAGACGTCCCTCGATTCCAAGAACTATGCGGTTTTTGGTCAGCTCGAATACTTTGTGACGGATGCACTCAGCCTCACTGTCGGCGCGCGCTACGGTGAGGATGAGAAGGAGTTTGTATATAATACGGTCTCCAGCATGCCGGCCTTCGCAAACTTCACGCAGCCGCTGAACAAGAAGTGGGACTCCTTCGATCCGATGGTGTCGCTTGCCTACGACTTCAACGAGAACAATATGGCGTATGTGTCATACGCTTCCGGTTACAAATCGGGAGCCTTCCAGTGGCTGGCGCGCAACGCGATTGCTGCCAGCGAGGTTGCTGCGCCGGAAGACGTCGATTCATACGAGATCGGATACAAGGGCTTTCTGGCGGATGGTCGCCTTGAGTTGAACGCCTCCGCGTTCCACATGAAGTATAAAGATCTTCAGCTGCTGCTGTACCGGAATATCTCGCCGCCAAGTCTGCCTGAGCAGTTTATTCCTCTGACAGTAAACGCCGCAGATAGCACGATCGACGGACTGGAGATCGAGACAAAGACGATCCTTACCGATCAGTGGTCGCTGGATTTCAGTTATGCCTATCTTGATGGCACCTATGACGAGTTTGTCCGCGAATTGCCGACTGGTGAAATCCAGGACTTTTCAGGCAATCCCCTTGTGAGAGCTCCGAAAAATACCGTGAACGTCGCTCTGAATTATTTCGAGGATTACAGCTTCGGTACTGTGGGTGCCCGGGTCGGCTATTTCTGGCGGGACGAGTGGAACCATGAAGAGGACGCAAACGCGATCAACCCGCGGTCGACGGTTCCGGCAACGGGCCTGCTGGATGCATCGGTTTCACTGGGTTTCGATAATGGATGGGAATTATCGGTCTGGGGACGAAACCTTACTGACGAGCGATACCAGCAGGGTCTTATTAACACGACTGGTTCGCCTCAGCAGATCTTCCCGAACGAGCCCAGAACGTATGGCGTGCGTGTGAAAAAGTCCTTCGGCGGCAACTAG
- a CDS encoding glutathione S-transferase N-terminal domain-containing protein: protein MTDATLYYFPWACSRVTMTTLDQAGVDYKAVLVDGRKCETRSGEYLKANPHGKVPAVLWRGRIMRETRR from the coding sequence ATGACAGATGCGACGCTGTATTATTTCCCGTGGGCCTGCTCGCGCGTGACAATGACCACGCTCGATCAGGCGGGAGTCGACTATAAGGCTGTGCTTGTCGACGGGCGGAAATGTGAGACACGATCCGGTGAGTATCTGAAAGCAAATCCGCACGGTAAAGTACCGGCCGTTTTGTGGCGCGGCCGGATCATGAGGGAAACGCGGCGCTGA
- a CDS encoding IS6 family transposase, with the protein MSQNPFRYFKTSPEIIQLAVMMYVRIPLSLRNVEDLLHERGIDICHETVRHWVDRFGTHFAYKIRKRRSERMRQSPQWQWHLDEVFIKIRGERHYLWRAVDHEGEVLESYVTKTWNKASALKFLKKAMKRYGSPRVVVTDRCPSYRAAMKVIGNDACQETGRHLNNRAENSHLPFRRRERAMSRFQRMRSLQKFVSVHSSVCNHFNFERHVNSRIRFK; encoded by the coding sequence ATGAGCCAGAACCCGTTCCGCTATTTCAAAACGTCACCCGAGATCATCCAGCTAGCAGTGATGATGTATGTCCGAATTCCGCTGTCATTGCGCAACGTCGAAGACCTTCTCCATGAGCGAGGGATCGATATCTGCCACGAAACGGTTCGGCACTGGGTAGATCGTTTCGGTACTCATTTCGCATACAAGATCCGTAAGCGCCGGTCTGAACGAATGAGACAATCGCCTCAATGGCAGTGGCACCTGGACGAGGTCTTCATCAAAATTCGAGGAGAACGGCACTATCTTTGGCGGGCTGTCGACCATGAAGGCGAAGTGCTCGAGTCATATGTAACGAAGACCTGGAACAAGGCTTCTGCATTGAAATTTCTAAAGAAAGCTATGAAGCGATACGGCAGTCCGCGAGTGGTCGTCACGGATAGGTGCCCGTCCTATCGGGCTGCAATGAAGGTCATCGGAAATGATGCGTGCCAGGAAACTGGGCGGCATCTCAACAATCGTGCCGAGAATTCGCACCTTCCTTTCCGACGACGGGAGCGGGCGATGTCTCGGTTCCAGCGCATGCGAAGTCTGCAGAAGTTCGTTTCAGTTCATTCGTCAGTGTGCAATCACTTCAACTTCGAAAGGCATGTCAACTCCAGAATTCGATTCAAATAG